From the Coffea eugenioides isolate CCC68of chromosome 1, Ceug_1.0, whole genome shotgun sequence genome, the window GAGAGACGTCTAGACAAGGTGGTTCTTAGTTCAGAGGCATTCCATAGAGAACGAATATTTAAATCTCAAACTGTTTCCAGAGCCAAGAAGATGATGGAAGAGAAAACTGAAAGCAAAAGAAGGAAAGATGCACTAAAGTAAGTCACTTGActagtaattttattaaaaaattccTCATTTCCCCCACTCTTTACTCCCATGCATAGCTTTTCTTGTAATCCAGGTAAGTTCATTCTTGTCAACATGAATCCAGCTCACTACACAACTTCCTGTTTCTGACCCCAACTCAATTATTTTTATGCTGCTCAAAAACAAATAATATCAGAAATCCATACAACAACAGAATTTTTAACTAGTCAGAGTCCTTTAATCAAATTCGAGGGACTCATACAGGAACAACCAAGTTTGTGCCCACACACAGACAAAAGTAGCGCGTACATTTTACGTCTTTATGGAAGTGCAAGCTATTACCTAACCCAGCAATTGCGGCAAACATCAGGGTCACATTCCCGTCCAGCAGCAAAGCATGGGCATTGTCGGCTTCGGCATTGACTTTTTGCACAGTGGCATCCCCTGAATCGGTTTTTGCAGCTTTTGGAGCACCTAAAGTAGGAACATTATTAGCCATCCTCAAGGTTTAGATCTTTGATCAAATTCAAATTTCCAGGTTCTTAGCTAGCACACAAATCCTGCAAATCTTTTTGATATTGCTTATTATAATTTTGCGTTCAGGTTCAATGAGGAGCAGGGCAGGTCTAAGGGGCCAATACACACCAGAAACCTGGACCAAGACATATCAACAACTAAAGGATTGTCCTGCTTATTATAGGGGGTCCAAAGATGACTCACTGTCACCCCACCATCTTCATACCAATAGACATACTTTAAGGATTTTATACGAACAGGATGCAGCTTCTTGCACTTTCCTTACTCAAGCATGTAACCACgccagaaagaaaagaaaaggaacgaACCCACAGTATTTTTCACAACAAGTCCCATTTTGTAAACATGGGCATTGCTTTCCACATATCGGCTGGCATCCACAAGGAGTATACTGTTTGCAGGACTGGTTTTTATCATCAACAATTCTTCTCCAGATTGATGGATGGCCAGCAGATTTCCAAGAATATTTAAGCTTCCTTGTTCGACCTCTTTTACGAAATAAACGTGATCTTGCTGGCATCTCAGCCTCCTATCATAAAAATGTTAAGATGATCAAATGTTGCTGGAGGAGTGATGAGTGATGTGTGCAGTCAATTCAGTTTCTACTAATGCATGAAGTAAAATCACATTCTAGTTTTTCGTGAATAAACTTCGTAAATTGTGACATAATATCTCTCCTGGCAGGCAAAGATGAACTGAAAATCAAAAACTACTATTTGATGCATTAATTATCTTACCAGAAGCTGCCTCATATATTGACAAAATTCTCATAAAATGCATTTAAAAGCGCTAAGCTTCCCACCAGTGAAAACTAGCATGTCATCCAAATGAGCAAGATGTGACAAAAAAGGACAGCCAACAGGAAAAGTACACAGTGGTGGCAAACTTCTGGTTTTGCACTCCACTAACCCTCTATGCCTCCATTGACTCAAATAACAGGGGATGACTCAAAGCAATTCAATCGCCTTTTATGTCTATGAGAATCAAGTAAGAAGAGCATAGAAGTTTTTTTAGAAGATTATTATCTCTGAAGACTAGACAGCTACAAAGCATCTAATTATTAACCCCAACCAATACTAACAACTATCTTCCAAAACACaaaatgattttatttttccactTAAAAAGACTAATAATGATCTTAGTTGACTACCAAATATCTCAAAGATCATGTCCACAAACAATTAAATGTAGAAACCAGAGCCATGTGATGCCTTTAACAGCAGGCTATGGAAGTGTGTCTGCTCTTTCTTTTTGTATTTTATATTTCGTGGGGAGGGAGGGGGGATGAGGGAGGTTTAACAAAGAGAAAATATACTCACAACCATGTGATCTACATCGCCTCTCCCATTATCAGCTGAAACAGTGTTTGGGAAAGCTGCAGTTCCATGAGATGTTGCTGCCCCAGCATCTTTCATGAAACTGGATACCTCGACACAAGTCTTCAGGCCAGGAAGTAAGTTCCGAGCTATGAGGCAGCTGCGAAAAGCAAGTGCTATTTTAGTCAATGAGTATTTATCTCTCTGACTCATTGTTATACCAAACACAACTAAAGATCACCAGTCTCAAGAAGCATATGTGCCAGATTAAAGCACATGTTTACGGCTGTGTTTAAACGGCATGGTCAATTACCTTGCatgaaataattattttatgCAAGTGCATTTAGCATTCCATGATTCTGAGGGCATTTTCCAAAACAATTACTTTATGATATCTCATGCATCCACTTCCAAATTCAACAACTTTATGAAGCATTCTTTCAAGCTGCTCTTTTCTCATATACATCATGTGAATATGTACGTTAATCAGTTACACAGAAATTTTCCCAGCACAAGCATAATGTACAATAGTAATAAACATTTAATTGGGGCAAGCTGAAATATTATCACGCAGATAAACTTGTTAATTCAAATGCAGAAGCTGATTAACAATAAACTTTGCCAGTAGTTTCAAATTTAAACAATATATTGACAAAGTTACCAAGCACGAATAAATCCAAATGCGGATTGGCATACCTGTTTCTGCCAAAAATTTCTATTCCCTTGAAGAATAATTCTTTTTCAAGAGGTTTCCAGTCAGAAATATTCTTCAAATTCGATGTCTGCTCAAGTATGCACATTTCATGAACCTCACTTCTTTCATCTTGCCCGACTTTATCTCCAGAATTATTAGTAAGACAACCAAAGTTTTTACTAGCATCATTGATGGTTTGATTTTCATCAGCTCCACTGAATTCCTGGTCCTTGCTTATGACGGAAAGATTTTGATCCAGAAGCACACTCTCATCAACAGCCATGCTAACTGTACCCTGAGCTGCTGACTTCAGTTTCTTACTTGAAGATCCCAGAAGGTTGTCAGAGGCCAGTTCTACCACTGTGTTTAGAGGCTCCAATACCTTGCGCTTCCCAGGAGTTTCATGATTGTGCTCTATTTTGAGCATACAGCCTTGGTCAAAATAATgatagccaaaaaaaaaaaaatttttaagtaCCAGACAATGgaggaaataaaatgaaaaactccGTATGTCTCATTCAATGACACATTTCCAATCTTTACCTGTCTCTGAAGCATGCTGACCGAGAAGGGTACCGCCATCCTCTGctgaagttttactttcacaaACATGGAAGGAACTACCTTCCATACCTTGTGGAAGGTTTTCAACAACTCTTAACTACAGGAGATTAATTGGAAATTTTCATGGCAAACGTAAAAGACTAAGTTAGAAAGAGACAGGACTGATGATTATGCTGACAAAAGTAATGGTTTAAAGAGGATTAataaaattaaagcaaataaatcatCAGAAAAAACTGGAAGCAAATTCGCTCTCGGTTGCTCATTTCTGCACATAACATGACAGTTTTCCTTTAACGTGAGTTTGGCCAGAGTCCCTCATATCCAGCATATATGTGATCAAAATGTTTAAATATTGTATGTATGTATAAAATTCCTTCGCTAGTTCTGGTTGTTAAATTACATTGGAGTATAAATCCTATCTATATTTCACTGTTGAGCATTTTCTGTGTcagtttcctgcattatttagcCTTCCTCACtacaattcaagaaaatagcCCTATCTATTttcagcaaaaataaaagatcAAAAGCCGACAGGAAAGCCATACCTGAAGGCAGCAGTTTTCACTACAAGGTCTCCTTTCATCTTCAGAGTCAGATGAATAAGACTGCTTTTCGCTCTGGTCAGGGAATGGCTTTTTAGCTATTACACAGTAAAGAAACTTATAGGTAGAGTTTAGTAAGAGTTTCTTACAGAGTTAATTAGAATTTGTGAACAACCATGCAAACGGCAATCAAAAACCTGAATAAACAATTATGAATATATATCAGTAATTCTCATCACATGCAATTGATCCAATCGTTTACCATCACACATACCAGGCAACGGCGACAGAAAAGATTATCAAATGAGTCCAAAGCAGCACTAAGACGTTTTCCCAAAAATGCACTGTCTTCAGATTCAGTTTTCTCAGAACCCAATAGGTTTTTATTCAGTCTGGCTTGATTTTCTTCATTGAGCATA encodes:
- the LOC113760348 gene encoding histone-lysine N-methyltransferase EZA1 isoform X6, which produces MAEDQSVVGRRRIYYDPHGSEALICSDSEEEMVAPEEEKHEFSESEDRILWMTFTEYGLDEEVLKILIQFVGGTTSEIQERCNMLNEENQARLNKNLLGSEKTESEDSAFLGKRLSAALDSFDNLFCRRCLVFDCRLHGCSQILINSSEKQSYSSDSEDERRPCSENCCLQLRVVENLPQGMEGSSFHVCESKTSAEDGGTLLGQHASETGCMLKIEHNHETPGKRKVLEPLNTVVELASDNLLGSSSKKLKSAAQGTVSMAVDESVLLDQNLSVISKDQEFSGADENQTINDASKNFGCLTNNSGDKVGQDERSEVHEMCILEQTSNLKNISDWKPLEKELFFKGIEIFGRNSCLIARNLLPGLKTCVEVSSFMKDAGAATSHGTAAFPNTVSADNGRGDVDHMVEAEMPARSRLFRKRGRTRKLKYSWKSAGHPSIWRRIVDDKNQSCKQYTPCGCQPICGKQCPCLQNGTCCEKYCGCSKSCKNRFRGCHCAKSQCRSRQCPCFAAGRECDPDVCRNCWVSCGDDSLGEPPRQGDGQCGNMRLLLRQQQRILLAKSDVAGWGAFLKNPVNKNDYLGEYTGELISHREADKRGKIYDRANSSFLFDLNDQYVLDAYRKGDKLKFANHSANPNCYAKVTIELASLLISTLELARSYSMITVMVLIKHLYGLANRRVQKEMIHQYLKDEQRNTNPTERLGSSSCMLVYKYFMCFCA
- the LOC113760348 gene encoding histone-lysine N-methyltransferase EZA1 isoform X3; its protein translation is MVSKSTDSASNKSKKLNGGGGQTSDMLGTLSIRINQLKKQIQAESAASVKDKVEDNKKNLETHVSKLIELASSRQDVSISNQQALGDMLLARIENPLCKVNGLAQGWERDSFNAEEALSSTTAKLPLMENIPPYTTWIFLDKNQRMAEDQSVVGRRRIYYDPHGSEALICSDSEEEMVAPEEEKHEFSESEDRILWMTFTEYGLDEEVLKILIQFVGGTTSEIQERCNMLNEENQARLNKNLLGSEKTESEDSAFLGKRLSAALDSFDNLFCRRCLVFDCRLHGCSQILINSSEKQSYSSDSEDERRPCSENCCLQLRVVENLPQGMEGSSFHVCESKTSAEDGGTLLGQHASETEHNHETPGKRKVLEPLNTVVELASDNLLGSSSKKLKSAAQGTVSMAVDESVLLDQNLSVISKDQEFSGADENQTINDASKNFGCLTNNSGDKVGQDERSEVHEMCILEQTSNLKNISDWKPLEKELFFKGIEIFGRNSCLIARNLLPGLKTCVEVSSFMKDAGAATSHGTAAFPNTVSADNGRGDVDHMVEAEMPARSRLFRKRGRTRKLKYSWKSAGHPSIWRRIVDDKNQSCKQYTPCGCQPICGKQCPCLQNGTCCEKYCGCSKSCKNRFRGCHCAKSQCRSRQCPCFAAGRECDPDVCRNCWVSCGDDSLGEPPRQGDGQCGNMRLLLRQQQRILLAKSDVAGWGAFLKNPVNKNDYLGEYTGELISHREADKRGKIYDRANSSFLFDLNDQYVLDAYRKGDKLKFANHSANPNCYAKVTIELASLLISTLELARSYSMITVMVLIKHLYGLANRRVQKEMIHQYLKDEQRNTNPTERLGSSSCMLVYKYFMCFCA
- the LOC113760348 gene encoding histone-lysine N-methyltransferase EZA1 isoform X2, with the protein product MVSKSTDSASNKSKKLNGGGGQTSDMLGTLSIRINQLKKQIQAESAASVKDKVEDNKKNLETHVSKLIELASSRQDVSISNQQALGDMLLARIENPLCKVNGLAQGWERDSFNAEEALSSTTAKLPLMENIPPYTTWIFLDKNQRMAEDQSVVGRRRIYYDPHGSEALICSDSEEEMVAPEEEKHEFSESEDRILWMTFTEYGLDEEVLKILIQFVGGTTSEIQERCNMLNEENQARLNKNLLGSEKTESEDSAFLGKRLSAALDSFDNLFCRRCLVFDCRLHGCSQILINSSEKQSYSSDSEDERRPCSENCCLQLRVVENLPQGMEGSSFHVCESKTSAEDGGTLLGQHASETGCMLKIEHNHETPGKRKVLEPLNTVVELASDNLLGSSSKKLKSAAQGTVSMAVDESVLLDQNLSVISKDQEFSGADENQTINDASKNFGCLTNNSGDKVGQDERSEVHEMCILEQTSNLKNISDWKPLEKELFFKGIEIFGRNSCLIARNLLPGLKTCVEVSSFMKDAGAATSHGTAAFPNTVSADNGRGDVDHMEAEMPARSRLFRKRGRTRKLKYSWKSAGHPSIWRRIVDDKNQSCKQYTPCGCQPICGKQCPCLQNGTCCEKYCGCSKSCKNRFRGCHCAKSQCRSRQCPCFAAGRECDPDVCRNCWVSCGDDSLGEPPRQGDGQCGNMRLLLRQQQRILLAKSDVAGWGAFLKNPVNKNDYLGEYTGELISHREADKRGKIYDRANSSFLFDLNDQYVLDAYRKGDKLKFANHSANPNCYAKVTIELASLLISTLELARSYSMITVMVLIKHLYGLANRRVQKEMIHQYLKDEQRNTNPTERLGSSSCMLVYKYFMCFCA
- the LOC113760348 gene encoding histone-lysine N-methyltransferase EZA1 isoform X5: MVSKSTDSASNKSKKLNGGGGQTSDMLGTLSIRINQLKKQIQAESAASVKDKVEDNKKNLETHVSKLIELASSRQDVSISNQQALGDMLLARIENPLCKVNGLAQGWERDSFNAEEALSSTTAKLPLMENIPPYTTWIFLDKNQRMAEDQSVVGRRRIYYDPHGSEALICSDSEEEMVAPEEEKHEFSESEDRILWMTFTEYGLDEEVLKILIQFVGGTTSEIQERCNMLNEENQARLNKNLLGSEKTESEDSAFLGKRLSAALDSFDNLFCRRCLVFDCRLHGCSQILINSSEKQSYSSDSEDERRPCSENCCLQLRVVENLPQGMEGSSFHVCESKTSAEDGGTLLGQHASETGCMLKIEHNHETPGKRKVLEPLNTVVELASDNLLGSSSKKLKSAAQGTVSMAVDESVLLDQNLSVISKDQEFSGADENQTINDASKNFGCLTNNSGDKVGQDERSEVHEMCILEQTSNLKNISDWKPLEKELFFKGIEIFGRNSCLIARNLLPGLKTCVEVSSFMKDAGAATSHGTAAFPNTVSADNGRGDVDHMEAEMPARSRLFRKRGRTRKLKYSWKSAGHPSIWRRIVDDKNQSCKQYTPCGCQPICGKQCPCLQNGTCCEKYCGCSKSCKNRFRGCHCAKSQCRSRQCPCFAAGRECDPDVCRNCWVSCGDDSLGEPPRQGDGQCGNMRLLLRQQQRILLAKSDVAGWGAFLKNPVNKNDYLGEYTGELISHREADKRGKIYDRANSSFLFDLNDQYVLDAYRKGDKLKFANHSANPNCYAKVILVAGDHRVGIFANQHIGASEELFYDYRYGPDQAPIWARKPEGSKGDDSPVPQGRAKKHQSN
- the LOC113760348 gene encoding histone-lysine N-methyltransferase EZA1 isoform X1 — its product is MVSKSTDSASNKSKKLNGGGGQTSDMLGTLSIRINQLKKQIQAESAASVKDKVEDNKKNLETHVSKLIELASSRQDVSISNQQALGDMLLARIENPLCKVNGLAQGWERDSFNAEEALSSTTAKLPLMENIPPYTTWIFLDKNQRMAEDQSVVGRRRIYYDPHGSEALICSDSEEEMVAPEEEKHEFSESEDRILWMTFTEYGLDEEVLKILIQFVGGTTSEIQERCNMLNEENQARLNKNLLGSEKTESEDSAFLGKRLSAALDSFDNLFCRRCLVFDCRLHGCSQILINSSEKQSYSSDSEDERRPCSENCCLQLRVVENLPQGMEGSSFHVCESKTSAEDGGTLLGQHASETGCMLKIEHNHETPGKRKVLEPLNTVVELASDNLLGSSSKKLKSAAQGTVSMAVDESVLLDQNLSVISKDQEFSGADENQTINDASKNFGCLTNNSGDKVGQDERSEVHEMCILEQTSNLKNISDWKPLEKELFFKGIEIFGRNSCLIARNLLPGLKTCVEVSSFMKDAGAATSHGTAAFPNTVSADNGRGDVDHMVEAEMPARSRLFRKRGRTRKLKYSWKSAGHPSIWRRIVDDKNQSCKQYTPCGCQPICGKQCPCLQNGTCCEKYCGCSKSCKNRFRGCHCAKSQCRSRQCPCFAAGRECDPDVCRNCWVSCGDDSLGEPPRQGDGQCGNMRLLLRQQQRILLAKSDVAGWGAFLKNPVNKNDYLGEYTGELISHREADKRGKIYDRANSSFLFDLNDQYVLDAYRKGDKLKFANHSANPNCYAKVTIELASLLISTLELARSYSMITVMVLIKHLYGLANRRVQKEMIHQYLKDEQRNTNPTERLGSSSCMLVYKYFMCFCA
- the LOC113760348 gene encoding histone-lysine N-methyltransferase EZA1 isoform X4, with the protein product MVSKSTDSASNKSKKLNGGGGQTSDMLGTLSIRINQLKKQIQAESAASVKDKVEDNKKNLETHVSKLIELASSRQDVSISNQQALGDMLLARIENPLCKVNGLAQGWERDSFNAEEALSSTTAKLPLMENIPPYTTWIFLDKNQRMAEDQSVVGRRRIYYDPHGSEALICSDSEEEMVAPEEEKHEFSESEDRILWMTFTEYGLDEEVLKILIQFVGGTTSEIQERCNMLNEENQARLNKNLLGSEKTESEDSAFLGKRLSAALDSFDNLFCRRCLVFDCRLHGCSQILINSSEKQSYSSDSEDERRPCSENCCLQLRVVENLPQGMEGSSFHVCESKTSAEDGGTLLGQHASETGCMLKIEHNHETPGKRKVLEPLNTVVELASDNLLGSSSKKLKSAAQGTVSMAVDESVLLDQNLSVISKDQEFSGADENQTINDASKNFGCLTNNSGDKVGQDERSEVHEMCILEQTSNLKNISDWKPLEKELFFKGIEIFGRNSCLIARNLLPGLKTCVEVSSFMKDAGAATSHGTAAFPNTVSADNGRGDVDHMVEAEMPARSRLFRKRGRTRKLKYSWKSAGHPSIWRRIVDDKNQSCKQYTPCGCQPICGKQCPCLQNGTCCEKYCGCSKSCKNRFRGCHCAKSQCRSRQCPCFAAGRECDPDVCRNCWVSCGDDSLGEPPRQGDGQCGNMRLLLRQQQRILLAKSDVAGWGAFLKNPVNKNDYLGEYTGELISHREADKRGKIYDRANSSFLFDLNDQYVLDAYRKGDKLKFANHSANPNCYAKVILVAGDHRVGIFANQHIGASEELFYDYRYGPDQAPIWARKPEGSKGDDSPVPQGRAKKHQSN